In the Populus trichocarpa isolate Nisqually-1 chromosome 1, P.trichocarpa_v4.1, whole genome shotgun sequence genome, one interval contains:
- the LOC7480074 gene encoding uncharacterized protein LOC7480074 isoform X1, which translates to MESSQNHDTSWTAATNWTIAGGSLVDSLAFESSLSLITHDDNNDQGQSSTVDSKSKSPLILYAPAPDSAPCEITINFAQKHEVRQVYVRSTARVYEIYCAPEQQSSTEYLCTVRCGIAARDEDVLHATNVEEAVLAHASSIQESAEEKLRNGSSLSPNEDDWIEVKALDSPLLINRNSSSSNSDIKPERNSQNFQDFYEATAEITDANPSTSLTLRLLSLQNKGYVCVDEVYVFGDPADASNSDNQVGPKENSAGNSLMAMLVPAFFQLSKTKGIGGGEDKCNIDTRERQNSQDNGSKAAAPVDVEKKIQEEVRLQEAAGPTSKPVQHEISQQVSNTESKPNISHNHFEGVLDQLVSRVNRIEDLFLRFEESMLKPINSIDLRLQRVEQQLDVLTKKTESSALVSCTRISAPDFSCSEPETNSYNSSSDISYVACEENRSHSPSPLTSVLPDATPVSVNDTMLQPGLVVTAPEFSNYDGEEEDHAVESVKESPKDKQKHTMSIDDALAYALAGFLSSTSIQSQKYSQTLVVKTPDFTSEEENIIENVTPRIVESERNMDPPTCFCESDGTEHLGNSLSSVSNITSLEGDENVMRSLSDNNSSKMVNGVDEQCHRSEGGESDSQDICVGHAVAPATHDVVGTDSYHLENDIKDGEIDNKISKTPDLQKTESLKQFSKDQTDDGSVTTQEIAVSNELVASKGTEEESKQDILQNIVELSRASSVVDFESPILEVKFVSQQNSGIKSPLEALLAGMPDLEVEIPSVMEDNNDGSKNGEQCSLISVEDFGAEGSGTDTHISVDMDYYSLNETPSNIEADKLYDCHTSSSQEMPAVSLI; encoded by the exons ATGGAATCGTCACAGAACCACGACACTTCATGGACCGCCGCTACTAACTGGACCATCGCCGGTGGCTCTCTCGTCGATTCACTCGCGTTCGAGTCCTCTCTTTCCCTTATCACCCACGACGATAATAATGATCAGGGTCAATCCTCCACCGTCGATTCTAAATCGAAATCTCCTCTTATCCTCTACGCTCCTGCACCCGATTCCGCTCCCTGCGAGATCACTA TAAATTTTGCACAAAAACATGAAGTGAGGCAGGTTTATGTTCGAAGTACTGCTCGAGTTTATGAAATATACTGTGCCCCTGAGCAGCAGAGCAGCACTGAGTATCTGTGTACTGTTCGTTGTGGCATAGCTGCTAGAGACGAAGATGTGCTGCATGCTACCAATGTTGAAGAAGCTGTTTTGGCACATGCAAGTTCTATTCAAGAATCAGCTGAAGAGAAACTCAGAAATGGTAGTAGCCTATCCCCCAATGAAGATGACTGGATTGAAGTGAAAGCTCTTGATAGTCCCCTGCTCATCAACAGAAACAGTTCATCATCAAATTCTGATATAAAGCCAGAAAGAAACTCGCAG AACTTTCAGGATTTTTATGAAGCTACAGCAGAGATCACTGATGCAAACCCTTCCACTTCCCTTACACTCAGGCTGCTTTCGCTTCAGAATAAAGGTTATGTTTGTGTTGATGAAGTTTATGTATTTGGTGATCCTGCTGATGCAAGTAATTCGGATAATCAAGTGGGTCCAAAGGAGAACTCTGCTGGAAATTCACTTATGGCCATGCTCGTACCTGCCTTTTTTCAGTTGTCTAAAACAAAGGGTATTGGTGGAGGAGAAGATAAATGCAATATTGATACAAGGGAAAGACAGAATTCTCAGGACAATGGGTCAAAAGCAGCTGCTCCTGTTGATGTTGAGAAGAAAATTCAGGAGGAAGTGAGGTTGCAAGAAGCAGCTGGGCCTACTTCCAAACCTGTCCAGCATGAGATCTCCCAACAAGTTTCAAATACAGAGAGCAAGCCTAATATTTCACACAATCATTTTGAAGGTGTCCTGGACCAGCTTGTTTCTCGAGTTAACAGAATAGAGGATCTCTTTTTGAGGTTTGAGGAAAGTATGCTGAAGCCCATTAACAGCATTGATTTGAGGCTCCAGCGAGTCGAGCAGCAACTTGATGTGCTCACAAAGAAAACTGAGAGCTCTGCATTGGTTTCTTGCACAAGAATATCTGCTCCTGATTTTTCATGCAGTGAACCAGAGACCAACTCGTATAACAGTAGTAGTGATATCAGTTATGTGGCATGTGAAGAAAATAGGAGCCACTCACCTTCTCCTCTGACATCTGTTCTCCCTGATGCCACCCCTGTTTCTGTAAATGACACAATGTTACAACCTGGTCTGGTAGTTACTGCTCCTGAGTTCTCAAATTATGATGGTGAGGAAGAAGATCATGCGGTGGAATCAGTGAAGGAATCTCCAAAGGATAAACAAAAGCATACTATGTCAATTGATGATGCTTTAGCATATGCACTTGCTGGATTCTTATCTTCAACTTCAATCCAGTCCCAGAAATATTCTCAAACTCTTGTAGTTAAGACTCCTGATTTTACAAGCGAAGAAGAAAACATCATTGAGAATGTGACTCCACGAATAGTTGAATCTGAACGAAATATGGACCCTCCCACTTGTTTTTGTGAATCTGATGGGACAGAGCACTTGGGAAATTCACTTTCATCTGTATCAAATATTACTTCTTTAGAGGGCGATGAGAATGTGATGAGATCTCTTAGTGATAACAACTCTTCAAAAATGGTTAACGGGGTTGATGAGCAATGCCATCGTAGTGAGGGGGGAGAAAGTGATTCACAGGACATCTGTGTTGGCCATGCAGTTGCACCAGCCACGCATGATGTGGTGGGCACGGATTCATATCACCTGGAAAACGACATAAAGGATGGGGaaattgacaataaaataaGCAAAACTCCTGATCTTCAGAAAACCGAGAGTCTGAAACAGTTTTCTAAAGATCAGACTGATGATGGCTCTGTTACTACCCAGGAAATAGCTGTTTCAAATGAATTAGTCGCTTCCAAAGGCACAGAAGAAGAATCTAAACAAGACATTCTGCAGAACATTGTTGAACTGTCACGGGCTTCTTCTGTAGTAGATTTTGAATCTCCAATCCTGGAAGTGAAATTTGTTTCCCAACAAAACTCAGGTATCAAGTCTCCCCTTGAAGCCCTTTTGGCTGGCATGCCTGATCTGGAAGTTGAAATTCCATCAGTTATGGAAGACAATAATGATGGGTCTAAAAATGGCGAACAGTGCAGCTTAATTTCAGTTGAGGATTTTGGAGCAGAAGGTTCTGGAACTGATACCCACATTTCAGTGGATATGGATTATTACAGTCTTAATGAGACGCCTTCAAATATCGAAGCTGATAAACTATACGACTGTCATACAAGCAGCAGCCAGGAAATGCCAGCTGTAAGTCTGATATGA
- the LOC7463845 gene encoding cytokinin riboside 5'-monophosphate phosphoribohydrolase LOG1 isoform X2, with translation MEGEEGTSAKSENKRRLRRICVFCGSRAGYKSSFSDAALELGKQLVKRKIDLVYGGGSGGLMGLISQTVFNGGCHVLGVIPKALMSHEISGETVGEVIAVADMHQRKAEMAKHADAFIALPGGYGTMEELLEIIAWSQLGIHEKPVGLLNADGYYDSLLALFDKGVEEGFIRDTARHIVITAETAAELIEKMEYAPVHDKVAPRQSWEVDQLSEPRPSGNP, from the exons ATGGAAGGAGAAGAAGGGACATCTgcaaaaagtgaaaataaaagaaggttAAGAAGAATTTGTGTCTTTTGTGGCAGCAGAGCTGGGTACAAATCTTCGTTTAGCGATGCTGCTCTTGAGCTTGGTAAACAGCTG GTCAAGAGAAAGATTGATTTAGTCTATGGTGGGGGGAGTGGAGGTCTCATGGGCTTGATCTCACAGACTGTGTTTAATGGAGGTTGCCATGTTCTTGG AGTGATTCCTAAGGCTCTAATGTCTCATGAG ATATCAGGAGAAACCGTCGGAGAAGTGATAGCTGTTGCAGACATGCACCAAAGAAAGGCAGAAATGGCAAaacatgctgatgccttcattgccctTCCTG GTGGTTATGGAACCATGGAAGAACTGTTAGAGATAATTGCCTGGTCTCAGCTAGGAATCCATGAAAAACCA GTGGGACTATTAAATGCAGATGGATACTATGACAGTTTGCTTGCCTTGTTCGATAAGGGAGTTGAAGAAGGTTTCATAAGAGACACTGCAAGGCACATAGTAATTACAGCAGAAACAGCAGCTGAGCTTATCGAGAAGATGGAG TACGCACCAGTTCATGACAAGGTTGCACCCAGACAAAGCTGGGAAGTGGACCAATTATCAGAGCCTCGTCCAAGTGGGAACCCCTAG
- the LOC7480075 gene encoding actin-related protein 7, with protein sequence MEAAVIDAGSQLLKAGSAVPDQAPPMIIPSQMIRVVEDGTSGDNNESVFEDVTVDPVVRGHIRNWDAMEDLLQYVLYGGLDWEEGNEGQILFTEPLCTPKAVREQLVQLMFETFNVSGFYASEQAVLSLYAVGRISGCTVDIGHGKIDIAPVLEGAVQHIASRRYEIGGVDLTKLLAQELGKSNPLVNLNASDVEMLKVKYSCCAEDELAYEKTQRSSDEEEHTLPDGQVIRIGREKYTVGEALFQPSILGIEAHGIVEQLARSISIVSSENHRQLLENTVLCGGITSMPGFEDRFQKEASLCSSAISPSLVKPPEYMPDKLTEYSAWVGGAILAKVVFPQNQHVTKGDYDETGPSIVHRKCF encoded by the exons ATGGAGGCGGCGGTGATAGACGCTGGAAGTCAGCTCCTTAAAGCCGGCAGTGCAGTTCCAGATCAAGCTCCCCCCATG ATAATTCCGAGCCAAATGATACGAGTGGTGGAAGATGGAACATCAGGTGATAATAACGAATCAGTATTTGAGGATGTAACTGTCGATCCAGTGGTTCGAGGTCACATAAGGAATTGGGATGCAATGGAAGATTTATTGCAGTATGTTTTATACGGTGGACTTGACTGGGAAGAGGGAAATGAAGGCCAAATCTTGTTTACTGAACCGCTTTGCACTCCCAAG GCTGTGAGAGAACAACTGGTGCAATTGATGTTTGAGACGTTTAATGTTTCGGGATTTTATGCATCGGAGCAGGCGGTGTTGTCTCTTTATGCAGTTGGGCGTATCTCTGGGTGCACTGTTGATATTGGTCATGGAAAGATTG ATATTGCACCAGTACTTGAAGGTGCTGTTCAGCACATTGCTTCGAGAAGATATGAAATTGGTGGTGTTGATTTGACAAAGTTACTTGCCCAAGAACTGGGTAAATCTAATCCTCTGGTGAATCTTAATGCCTCTGATGTCGAGATGTTAAAAGTAAAGTACTCATGTTGTGCTGAAGATGAGCTTGCTTATGAGAAGACCCAAAGGTCAAGTGATGAGGAGGAGCATACCCTTCCTGATGGACAG GTGATTAGAAttggaagagaaaaatataCTGTCGGTGAGGCTTTATTTCAACCATCTATACTGGGAATAGAGGCTCATGGAATAGTTGAGCAGCTTGCACGTAGTATTTCAATTGTTTCTTCAGAGAACCACCGCCAGCTGCTGGAAAATACTGTACTTTGTGGTGGCATAACTTCTATGCCTG GTTTTGAAGATAGGTTTCAGAAAGAAGCAAGCCTGTGCTCATCAGCTATTAGTCCTTCACTTGTAAAG CCTCCAGAATATATGCCCGATAAGTTGACGGAGTACTCTGCATGGGTGGGTGGTGCCATACTTGCCAAAGTTGTGTTCCCTCAGAATCAGCATGTTACCAAGGGAGATTACGATGAAACTGGACCGTCCATTGTCCATCGGAAATGTTTTTGA
- the LOC7480074 gene encoding uncharacterized protein LOC7480074 isoform X2, whose amino-acid sequence MESSQNHDTSWTAATNWTIAGGSLVDSLAFESSLSLITHDDNNDQGQSSTVDSKSKSPLILYAPAPDSAPCEITINFAQKHEVRQVYVRSTARVYEIYCAPEQQSSTEYLCTVRCGIAARDEDVLHATNVEEAVLAHASSIQESAEEKLRNGSSLSPNEDDWIEVKALDSPLLINRNSSSSNSDIKPERNSQDFYEATAEITDANPSTSLTLRLLSLQNKGYVCVDEVYVFGDPADASNSDNQVGPKENSAGNSLMAMLVPAFFQLSKTKGIGGGEDKCNIDTRERQNSQDNGSKAAAPVDVEKKIQEEVRLQEAAGPTSKPVQHEISQQVSNTESKPNISHNHFEGVLDQLVSRVNRIEDLFLRFEESMLKPINSIDLRLQRVEQQLDVLTKKTESSALVSCTRISAPDFSCSEPETNSYNSSSDISYVACEENRSHSPSPLTSVLPDATPVSVNDTMLQPGLVVTAPEFSNYDGEEEDHAVESVKESPKDKQKHTMSIDDALAYALAGFLSSTSIQSQKYSQTLVVKTPDFTSEEENIIENVTPRIVESERNMDPPTCFCESDGTEHLGNSLSSVSNITSLEGDENVMRSLSDNNSSKMVNGVDEQCHRSEGGESDSQDICVGHAVAPATHDVVGTDSYHLENDIKDGEIDNKISKTPDLQKTESLKQFSKDQTDDGSVTTQEIAVSNELVASKGTEEESKQDILQNIVELSRASSVVDFESPILEVKFVSQQNSGIKSPLEALLAGMPDLEVEIPSVMEDNNDGSKNGEQCSLISVEDFGAEGSGTDTHISVDMDYYSLNETPSNIEADKLYDCHTSSSQEMPAVSLI is encoded by the exons ATGGAATCGTCACAGAACCACGACACTTCATGGACCGCCGCTACTAACTGGACCATCGCCGGTGGCTCTCTCGTCGATTCACTCGCGTTCGAGTCCTCTCTTTCCCTTATCACCCACGACGATAATAATGATCAGGGTCAATCCTCCACCGTCGATTCTAAATCGAAATCTCCTCTTATCCTCTACGCTCCTGCACCCGATTCCGCTCCCTGCGAGATCACTA TAAATTTTGCACAAAAACATGAAGTGAGGCAGGTTTATGTTCGAAGTACTGCTCGAGTTTATGAAATATACTGTGCCCCTGAGCAGCAGAGCAGCACTGAGTATCTGTGTACTGTTCGTTGTGGCATAGCTGCTAGAGACGAAGATGTGCTGCATGCTACCAATGTTGAAGAAGCTGTTTTGGCACATGCAAGTTCTATTCAAGAATCAGCTGAAGAGAAACTCAGAAATGGTAGTAGCCTATCCCCCAATGAAGATGACTGGATTGAAGTGAAAGCTCTTGATAGTCCCCTGCTCATCAACAGAAACAGTTCATCATCAAATTCTGATATAAAGCCAGAAAGAAACTCGCAG GATTTTTATGAAGCTACAGCAGAGATCACTGATGCAAACCCTTCCACTTCCCTTACACTCAGGCTGCTTTCGCTTCAGAATAAAGGTTATGTTTGTGTTGATGAAGTTTATGTATTTGGTGATCCTGCTGATGCAAGTAATTCGGATAATCAAGTGGGTCCAAAGGAGAACTCTGCTGGAAATTCACTTATGGCCATGCTCGTACCTGCCTTTTTTCAGTTGTCTAAAACAAAGGGTATTGGTGGAGGAGAAGATAAATGCAATATTGATACAAGGGAAAGACAGAATTCTCAGGACAATGGGTCAAAAGCAGCTGCTCCTGTTGATGTTGAGAAGAAAATTCAGGAGGAAGTGAGGTTGCAAGAAGCAGCTGGGCCTACTTCCAAACCTGTCCAGCATGAGATCTCCCAACAAGTTTCAAATACAGAGAGCAAGCCTAATATTTCACACAATCATTTTGAAGGTGTCCTGGACCAGCTTGTTTCTCGAGTTAACAGAATAGAGGATCTCTTTTTGAGGTTTGAGGAAAGTATGCTGAAGCCCATTAACAGCATTGATTTGAGGCTCCAGCGAGTCGAGCAGCAACTTGATGTGCTCACAAAGAAAACTGAGAGCTCTGCATTGGTTTCTTGCACAAGAATATCTGCTCCTGATTTTTCATGCAGTGAACCAGAGACCAACTCGTATAACAGTAGTAGTGATATCAGTTATGTGGCATGTGAAGAAAATAGGAGCCACTCACCTTCTCCTCTGACATCTGTTCTCCCTGATGCCACCCCTGTTTCTGTAAATGACACAATGTTACAACCTGGTCTGGTAGTTACTGCTCCTGAGTTCTCAAATTATGATGGTGAGGAAGAAGATCATGCGGTGGAATCAGTGAAGGAATCTCCAAAGGATAAACAAAAGCATACTATGTCAATTGATGATGCTTTAGCATATGCACTTGCTGGATTCTTATCTTCAACTTCAATCCAGTCCCAGAAATATTCTCAAACTCTTGTAGTTAAGACTCCTGATTTTACAAGCGAAGAAGAAAACATCATTGAGAATGTGACTCCACGAATAGTTGAATCTGAACGAAATATGGACCCTCCCACTTGTTTTTGTGAATCTGATGGGACAGAGCACTTGGGAAATTCACTTTCATCTGTATCAAATATTACTTCTTTAGAGGGCGATGAGAATGTGATGAGATCTCTTAGTGATAACAACTCTTCAAAAATGGTTAACGGGGTTGATGAGCAATGCCATCGTAGTGAGGGGGGAGAAAGTGATTCACAGGACATCTGTGTTGGCCATGCAGTTGCACCAGCCACGCATGATGTGGTGGGCACGGATTCATATCACCTGGAAAACGACATAAAGGATGGGGaaattgacaataaaataaGCAAAACTCCTGATCTTCAGAAAACCGAGAGTCTGAAACAGTTTTCTAAAGATCAGACTGATGATGGCTCTGTTACTACCCAGGAAATAGCTGTTTCAAATGAATTAGTCGCTTCCAAAGGCACAGAAGAAGAATCTAAACAAGACATTCTGCAGAACATTGTTGAACTGTCACGGGCTTCTTCTGTAGTAGATTTTGAATCTCCAATCCTGGAAGTGAAATTTGTTTCCCAACAAAACTCAGGTATCAAGTCTCCCCTTGAAGCCCTTTTGGCTGGCATGCCTGATCTGGAAGTTGAAATTCCATCAGTTATGGAAGACAATAATGATGGGTCTAAAAATGGCGAACAGTGCAGCTTAATTTCAGTTGAGGATTTTGGAGCAGAAGGTTCTGGAACTGATACCCACATTTCAGTGGATATGGATTATTACAGTCTTAATGAGACGCCTTCAAATATCGAAGCTGATAAACTATACGACTGTCATACAAGCAGCAGCCAGGAAATGCCAGCTGTAAGTCTGATATGA
- the LOC7463845 gene encoding cytokinin riboside 5'-monophosphate phosphoribohydrolase LOG1 isoform X1 — protein sequence MEGEEGTSAKSENKRRLRRICVFCGSRAGYKSSFSDAALELGKQLVKRKIDLVYGGGSGGLMGLISQTVFNGGCHVLGVIPKALMSHEISGETVGEVIAVADMHQRKAEMAKHADAFIALPGGYGTMEELLEIIAWSQLGIHEKPVGLLNADGYYDSLLALFDKGVEEGFIRDTARHIVITAETAAELIEKMEQYAPVHDKVAPRQSWEVDQLSEPRPSGNP from the exons ATGGAAGGAGAAGAAGGGACATCTgcaaaaagtgaaaataaaagaaggttAAGAAGAATTTGTGTCTTTTGTGGCAGCAGAGCTGGGTACAAATCTTCGTTTAGCGATGCTGCTCTTGAGCTTGGTAAACAGCTG GTCAAGAGAAAGATTGATTTAGTCTATGGTGGGGGGAGTGGAGGTCTCATGGGCTTGATCTCACAGACTGTGTTTAATGGAGGTTGCCATGTTCTTGG AGTGATTCCTAAGGCTCTAATGTCTCATGAG ATATCAGGAGAAACCGTCGGAGAAGTGATAGCTGTTGCAGACATGCACCAAAGAAAGGCAGAAATGGCAAaacatgctgatgccttcattgccctTCCTG GTGGTTATGGAACCATGGAAGAACTGTTAGAGATAATTGCCTGGTCTCAGCTAGGAATCCATGAAAAACCA GTGGGACTATTAAATGCAGATGGATACTATGACAGTTTGCTTGCCTTGTTCGATAAGGGAGTTGAAGAAGGTTTCATAAGAGACACTGCAAGGCACATAGTAATTACAGCAGAAACAGCAGCTGAGCTTATCGAGAAGATGGAG CAGTACGCACCAGTTCATGACAAGGTTGCACCCAGACAAAGCTGGGAAGTGGACCAATTATCAGAGCCTCGTCCAAGTGGGAACCCCTAG